The DNA region tggatggatggatggatggatggatggatggatggatggatggatggatgggaacattctgtgctgctgcaaGCAGCCACCAGAGCTCATCTGCCAAAGCCTCCAGCAGTTCAAAGCTGGAGTCACAGCTAGGAATGAAGGGAGTGTCAGTGGCACCACAGCATCATGGTGAGCATAGCCCTATTTTACATGTAGAACAAATGTTTGGAAAGCATTTTGGAGCTGGACAACAAGCGTGCAGATCCAATCCTGCCGCTCTGAATGCACAGTGATGGTGTAGGGTGTAAAGCTCACCTGACAACACCAGCAACCCAAAGCTCAGGTTATCAGAGCAATCACAAAGGTCAGTGAATGACTCTTAGTACAAAGCTGAAGGATTGGGAAGACTCTAAAACACATCAGGAACAAAATGTTTATAAACATGTatcttccctgtgagggaggtgaggccctggcacaggttgctcagggaaGCTGTAGTTGACCCATTTCTttaaatgtccaaggccaggttggacagggcttggagtgacctggttaagtgaaaggtgtccctgcccatggcagtgggtggaTAAAGATGGCTTTAGAAGTTCCATTCcactcaaaccattccaggattctatgtTTGGTTTTAGCTATGTCATATTGTAACACATTACAGGAGAAGAGATTTAAGGAAAAGGAATGATACAGTGACAATACATTAATTCAGTTTCCTACAAAGGTACGAATCTTTCATTTAATCAACCAGGAAAAGAAATATCCAGAGATATCCCAATTCTAGTCCTGGTATGTTTGGTTCAGCAAAAGGGAAACTCTCCTAGAATGCTTTTAACAGCTTCCACACACATCATCATGCATACCTGTGAATCCTGTAGATCTgttactatttttaatttttttgttttttaagaatagAGTAAGATACACTGCATAGTGCATATTGCACTTAAGACAGAAATCTGGAATGGCTGGCATGAAATTATAGTTTCATGCATCAATAAATAAAAGCTACTTGTACAGGTATCTAAAACCCCAATCCGGTTTAGTGACCCATTTCAAGCAACAACTGCTTGAAATATTTTATCAGTGTGGTGACTAATATTATTCCCTTTTACTTGTAAACTAAAAGCACAACGAAGTATTCTGGGCTCTAAATGTCAGGATTTTATAGAACACCAGAATATCTACCTTTTTCTTGGTAGCATATCAGAAAAAGAAACCCTAGTAAAAAAAGGATAACAATTTCAGTACTACAGAAGGTTAAAATCTCAGTGCTGGGAAAGTCAAAGAGTTTCAGTCCTCACCAGGTTCAGAATAGGAGCAGCAACAGTAAAACCAGGATGCAACTGTTCTAGGTGACAGTGACTCACAAATGTTCTCAGATTTACTCAAAGATAAAGGTATATTATAAATTGAAATTAGGGCCAATATGAGAAAGTCTATCTCCAAGCAGTGCAGAACATACAGACAACTTCAATTTGAGAAACATACCTTCCAACGCATCCTCACCAACTTCTTCATATGTCTGCAAGGAAAAACAAATCCCTTAGGACAGTGGATAATTATCTTTTCTTTTGCAAGCATTGCTTGTTGATTAGTACAGTCAGAGACTGACTTTTATACTGGAGTTATTAGAACAGAATTTTTCACACCTAAGCCTGTATTCCATTCCTAACACTCCACAGGCAAGACCCTACACTAAACTTCTATCAGAGGCAGTTCTTGAAATTCCAGGGTTGAAGTGGGGTGACTGTTCTGATGTGTTCTATCCTTTAAAACAAAGCTTATGAAGGATCCCAAAGGCACTCCGAGCACTGCCTGTACCTATACTCTTCTACCATCACAACTGTACTAAGGGACCTTTTGTGTCCTCCAGACTTTTTTTTACCTCAGCAATATACTCTCCATAATGCAACAGGACACACCAGGGGCTAAACACTAAATAGTAGCGATATTAAGACTTCATTATTAAGAGGTATATACTAAGATCTCTTGGTGTGTTCAGTTTGGAGCAGAGCAGACTGAGGACAGAGCTCATTAgggtctgcagctcctcctgagggaCAGCTCCAATTTCTGCTCTCCatgaccagggacaggacctaagggaatggctggagctgtgtcaggggaggtcaGGCTTGATATCCAGAAAAGATTATTCCCCCAGAAGGAGCTTGGGCACTGAACAGACTCCCCAGGGAATAGTCACGGTCCCAAGGCTGCCTCGGCTCCAGGAGCAtttgaacaatgctctcaggcacagggtgggattgttggggtgtcctgggcagggccaggagctggactcaatgattcctgtgggtcctttccagctcaggacattctatGATTCTCAGAACTGAAGATGAGATGTTCCCATCCCACCTTTCAAGCTCTGTGGTTTTGCGCTGCCCTACCTGCATGGTGCTCTGCGTGTAGCCATACTGGGGGTAGCTGTAGCTGTAACTGCCCGTGTTCTGGTCGTACCCCCACTGAGCGTAGTAGTTGTGATACTGTTGGTAATACTGGTTGTAATTATAGTTGTACATCTGATTGTACTCCATTGGTTTCACACGATTACTTCAAAAACAAAGCAGgataaaaatagcaataaaacAGCAAtaaaccattttttaaaattgcaaTAAAATAGAACAAGTATGAAAAAAGCAGTGAAACAGCTTAAGATACAATGTGGTAAAGATACAAGGTTTAGTCTAACAAGCAAATTTCAATCTTGAAAATATATTCACTATTTACTGCAGCAATATTTATTATTTGCATAAAGAAGTGATTTAAATACCCTTTCCTGTATTCATATTCCTCTTCATTAATAAACATGACTTTCATTCTTTATGAGCTAATTGGATATCACTTCCTGGCTTTGGGAAGGGAAGAGTTCAGGACTATGAGCTTCAGTTTAGAACAATCCTGAACCACAATCCAGATACTGGAGTCCCTTCTTCTGTCTGGTAAAGAGGATGAATTTAAGTGATCTGCAACTTTCTGAGAGAAAGCCCTGAGTCCTGCTTTACATGAAGAGTTAAAGACTTAAAGCCTGGCAAAAAACCTCACGTTTTCTTTTGTAAGAATGGAAAAAAACTTTCCCTTCTGCCACTGTCATACAGAAACCTAAGCAAGGACTTGTCCCCTTTCTCTCTGAACTGATGTTCAATGCACAGACTTGAGAAAGTTCATGAAATACAAAGTAATAGTAATCAAAAAATAAACTTAAATACCCTGAGAACTGACTAAAATTTCTATTCCTTGCCACTTTATGAAGTGGCAGCATTCCCAAGGAACATCATTCCACCTAACTACCAAGATTTGAAATAATGAGATGACAAATATTGTTTGGAAATGAAAATATGTCACACATAAAGCTATTTCTACTAATGATGAAATTAGTGAGAAGCAGGAAGAAGGAAACATCAATCTTCTCACCACAATGCAcccattttttctgcttttctcttcctttcccccccccccccaagcctTATGAGGTCACTGAAAATCTAAATATTATTCAAATAGGGAGCAATTACTATGATTCGTATTACCCTAGTGCTACGAGCCCCAAGTCAGACCAGGATCTCATTGTATCAGGTTCTgaacaaacacagaaaaaaaagttaATCCCTGCCCCAAAAGTCTTATGTGTAGTAGACATCATAAGAGAATTAGCAAGGTAGTTGAGCTTTGCTATCCAGACATCGTTAAGAAGATTTAAACGATTTCAATTTAATGCAAAGGAacatacattttaaaaacaatcataTTTAACTACAGTGTGTGCACACGTGTACGGATTTAACAATATATACAATTCAAAACAGTGTAAAATGCTTAGTCTTGAGCTAATGTTATAATTTCTTTGAACTCCTGGGCATTTTGATACACCCCTTATTCATGGGTATTCTTTCATTTTGTGATGGCCACATCCAGGACATGTACCCAAAGCACTAAAAGGCATTTAAAACCAGATGTGATTTTTCAAATAAATGTCCAGCTGTTCTTCTACTCACGCTTTTGGTATAGCCACACTCAAGCGTACAGGTTTAGAGCCCAACCCCACAGCTCCCTGACACTCTGTCAGCGCTCTCTTCTGTTCCAGTTCATCTGTGAATTTCACAAACCCGTAACCTCTGCAGAGACATAGAAAAACTCACATAAAACCAACCCCAAAGAGCAATGCCACATTATAAAAATTAGTTACGGCgaagtttgatttggtttgggaaACACAGTGAACAAAAAGGTTCATTAGGGTTGTTGTCCCTGCTCTTGGGAAAGATCAAATTATTCTGCGTTTCAGTTGCTTTTCCAGAATGCCTGAAGCCACACGTCCAAGCTCTGGCAGTACTTCGGAGGGCTTGTCAATGTAACAATGTAGTTCTTGTGCCAGCGGATTCTGGGGAACTGGAAGTGAGCTGACACAAGCCATGCTGAAATGTGTGAACTGACACATGGTAAAGCCCCAAATCTCTGCTTGGAGGAAACTGATAATCTCAAAAGCACAGCTGGAATGGGGGGACAGTACATCCAGtgtaggaatgtgccccctgttgacGGAGTGACAAAATTATCTTTTGTCTCCTTAAAAAtgcaaaaagcccagaagtttctctcctcaattaggtaaaaaaacacctcataggacctgggggacttcacctcaaacttaaagatagccaattggacagaagccaaaaagtcccGCCCAAGcaattcactagaaaaagaagacaaCAAAAGAAACTAATAGCTTTtatgaggtgttttaccaggagcaagagcCTCTTACACCTGGCTCggattttctctgtaaagagctttgttattttgcctttcatTAAAACTATTgtgtttccaacactgccacagaagccatcctgctaatTTTATGCCATCTGAGGTGGCTGAGCTATCTCGGGTGTGATATAGATCTCCAAGATCTTATAAGACCTGGCTGGAAAAGACTGTTATATCAATCCAGAACCCCTGGACTCTGCAACAAGCCTTCATTGTGATGTGGCAGCACTGCACGTCAGCCAGACAGAAAACTCCAACTCCCTCCAACCCCAACAGTCCTGTTTGCGTGGGATTCTGATGCTGTAGTGAGTCAGAAGCAATGCAACAGCATCCAAGAGGGCAGTGCCAGGATCCCATCATGGGATGGGCTGCCTAACACAGCAGAAAGATCAAAGACTTAGATGTGGGAGGGTAAGAGGAATCCATCTAAGCAAAGGAAGAAGTTTGGGAGGGAAGGGCTTGTCTACCTGGGGAAAAGAATGAGCCATAACAAGGGTGTAAACTTACAGTGCATTATCTATTCTGTGGGAACTGCTAAACGCCAAGTTATGTTCTATTTTGAAAGCAGCATCATGTACTACTCAAGGGAGGTCCCCACTGGCAGCTATTTCAGAGCAGTTCATGCCCCAGAAAAGGCAGTACCTTGCACAACAAGTTCCACACACAAGATATATAAATAtcttatttatatgtatatatatatatatatatattttaaaaaattaaaatatatatatacatatacacacacaggtATGGATGTATCTTCCTCACAAAAAGACCAGATCAAAGCTTAGACTTATCTACATAGAAACTAGATTATTAAACACAAGCAAAACTCTACACAGACTGACGTTCATTTAACTTGCCCTCTGCCAAACGACTATGGCAAATTAATCCAGTGAAAGTCAACTTCTAAGTCAGTTTAAGGTGTTCACACACAAACCCAACTAAGTTTCTAAGCTGCCAAAAGACTCCTCCAGATTTTCAGATGGGACCAGGAGTGTGTAAGAGAAACTGGGAAGACTGGCAGTTCCAAAACAGAAACGGATAGAGATGGATGCAGTGTACAGGAATAGATGCTGGGTGCTGCAAGGGAGACAGTGATTCTTCCAAGTCTTCCAGACACTGATTCTTCCAACTCTTCCACACATTTAGCTTGTCCACACCAATGGCTAAACCACTGGtaaggaaagaaataattttttcctgGCCAGGACCTCCCTGGAGACCTTCTGTCCTGCCCCTGAAGTCTGGAAGGCCCCAGCACCTGTACCCTCAGCAGAGACCAGAGAAGTAGGcacagcaccagagcaccatGCTCCAAGCTCCTCTCCTGTCTGGACAAGAGGTGCTGGGAGGAGGCCTTCCTGATCCACCAGCCCTGGCTGGAAGGGCCAGGACTTCACTGGGCATGTCCACAAGCCCTAAGCTCCTCTCTCACATCACACTGACACCTGCAGATGCCTCAGCTTTGAGCAATTGCACAAGTCCCAACAAAGCCCCTGGCACCAacactctggcactgccacgggaGACAGCTTTGCTCTTCCCAGAAACAGGACTCTTaagtccctgctcctccccagcttCTCAAGCTACCACAGCTTGGGAAGCTACTCAGCAGCTACCTTTCCTTGAGGTCTGCACCTATGCACAGCTCCCAAACCCAACCTGCAGCAATAGTCCAACCTGCAGCACCAACACCTGTTCTATAGACAAAGACTGAAGCAGGTGCAGCACAACAGGAACTGTGGGGTTTACACTGAGGAAGAGCAGAaggcacacagagcccagcccagcagtgtcagtCCCAGGGGAGGTGGTAATGACAGCATGAGGACACAACAGCCAGAGAGACTAAGTAGCTCTGCAAGAGGTTCAAGATGCACATGAAGAGGAACTTCATCACTGGGGAGAAGTGCagctctggaacaggctgcccagacagCCTGAATTAACTCCATCCTGGGAGGTTTTCCAGGCTACACAATCCATGGATGATATGATCTAGCGCTGGCTGCAGTCCTGGTAGGAGCTGGACCAGAGACCTCCAGAAACCAACCTAAGACTAAGAAACCACATATGAGAAGGTGGAGGGACCTACAGCCATAACTATATCTTATCCCAACATTCTCAGAGGTGTTATATCACAAAATTGTGCTTCACAGAGCCATGCTCTGCTTCGAAAACAAGGATGCTCACCAACTGCTCCTTCTCTGGAAAATACAGCTTAATTTCGTGTTATTTAGAAAATGTTTTAATTACATTAAGAGATCTGACCACTTGTTACCTACTTTTAGCAAGACATTTTCAGAAAAGACAAGGCAGCTACTGAGAACTTGACAGTGAATCATAGCTTTGTGTGCCCTACCCTATTTGAAAGAAAACACATACAGCTCTCACAGGAATATGCACTCAATAGCCTGAAGTTTGTAAAGCATAATTCCATGCAAGAGTCCAGGAAGAGAGTGTTTCAAGATTACTTAAGATATTTTTCAGCATTTTAAGAAGTGCAATAACACACAAAGGGCCTCACACTGACAGAGGAGTGAAAATACCCATGGTGCCTATCAAAACTCAAGCAAACTGCAGACTGAACAGCCAAAACCACTACATTTTAAGATTACTAAAATCTATGCTAAAAGAATATTTTTCCCCTTGCTGTATTCTATATTTCCTGTTGCAACatgtgaagtaaaaaaaaaaaaaaatgtgaataAAAGACAACTTACTTGGATACTCCTGCCTGGTCCAAAACAACTTTTCCACCTCTACATGATGGATAAACTTTAACAAAAAATTCATACAGCATCCCATCATCCACATCAGGAGTCAGATCTCCAACAAAAAGGGAATATTCTGGACTAAAGAAATCAAAAGAACATCTTAAATAtaatcattaagaaaaaaaaaagggacatgCTGAGTGACAGTAGCGCAGTAGTGACAGTTACCATTTAGCCTAAATATCTGAACTCAGAGAAGAGTGATACTAAAAGACCATTTAATGGAGAATTTAAATGCCACTAGTTAAGCTGCTTAACTAAAATTTCGATTGACACTGCTTTTTCAAGTTAATTGAAGCAGCACAACCAATCAACTTAATACTGCTTTTTATTTAAAGATTATTTCCAAGCTTATTACTCACAGGATATTTCCGATTTCTAAAACGGCAAGAAAAAATATCTCATTTATAGATAAGCTATTTCCAATACACAGATCTAAATTATAATATATAGATCTTAAATTATAATATATGAATTAGATACTTTGATGCTACAAAGTTTAAATACCTTAAAGGACACTGGATAAATGTGCTGTGCCACacacagtgcaaaacacaaaactgGCAGTCTAAGTTCTCTTCCTTCTACTAAAGACTGGCAGTGATGAACTTTGAGTTTACATATTCTGAATACTTTTTGCAAGGCAATTAATAGAGAGACATTAAGCAggaaaaattaatatttaaatattgagCACTTACCTGTTATCAGGCTGTTTTCCATATGTTGCATAATTCAATTTAAATCGCTTCGCCTGAAACAAGGCAAAAATGAATCCATACATTCAAACGTTGTCATGTGAATTCAAGCAATTAGGGAAAAATACAATAAGCTGATTTAATACAACTTAATGCTGACACATGTTCAATGCCTTCATGCCAGCCAGTTAAGGTAACAAGTACGTTTTTATTTAGCATCAGTACAGatataataatgaaaataaaaatgtaaacagAGGTAGAAACAACAAATGTTAAATTTCTTCCAATTTTCAGGTCTTAAAATGAAATGACAGTACCATTACTGGACTTTTGTGATTTAACACAAACACTAGCAGACCAGAATCCAACACACTGGAAAATGGAACCAACCTGAGTCTGGAAGTGTGGCTAAATACTTGGTTCTGGACATTTAGTAAGATTCAAAGGGTTCTGAAAGAACTACATTGGACACTGAAGCCCTCTTTAAATTTTGCATCTGAATTTGTTTTCGAAATAAGTTTCACAGCAGACCACATTTGTGCCCTCTGGCACATCTGGAACTCTCTGTCCCCCACCTACCAGACTTTTAGCAACTTTTATCCAACTTACATCTAAGTTTAGACCAAGATCTAAGGAGACCAAGATCTTTGAATCAGTCTTAGAGATCAGGGGCTAATCTCAGGATCAGGATTTCAGATCCTAAAATCAGGATTTCAGATCACAATCAGAAATGCCCTAAAGATCAGGGTACTTGTTCAGTACAGTGAAGAGCCCTCATATGATGGATTTCCTTCCCTCAAAACCAGGTAAATACTTCTTGGGAAATAGAGCACAGACTCAACTCTAGACTATAATCCTGCTCCTTGCATGCTTGCATTCTCTGGAGCACAGTGCTACACAACTTTCTGTGGATTATTTACAAGCTAACACAAAATTTAGATTCCATTTGAAGCACGTAGatcttttttggggggggatctTGCTCTTCATTGCAATATTCTGGGTTTACAATCAACAAGACACCTGAGAGTACTGCCACTCAGATGGGAACTGTGAACACCAATGCTTGGAAAAGAGAAACACCACCAGCACCATGGCTCTCTGTTATTCCCTTGACTGATTcagtatttaaaaagaaataaaagcatgAGCCACACTCAAGTTTTCTGTAAACAAAATTCTCTAAATGCAAAGGATGAGCTGGGCAGTTGCCTGCTGAGTGCATTGATTTGGGCTGCTTTGGATCTCTGCCTGACATCTGTAGTTCTCTCCATGTGTTATGTAAATCATCCCTCCCCACAGCACTGTGTTTTGaacaaaactgtgaagaaagatgGGTATTCCCAAAACCAGATTTCCATTATTATCTTACTCCTTGTTCTCTTTGTCTCTCCAGTGACTATAGAAAGCATCCAGGATGATCAGCTTGCCTTAATCATGAGCAAACACATGAAACAGATATCTCCAGGCCTCTCATCGACTCCTTTTAACGGGGCACGTCACCCTCTCAGCAATGTTGACTGAATAGCTCAACCCGAACTTCCCAGTCTCCTCCGGGTATTAACTACTCTGAAATAGGAATCCATTGACTTTGTATATCATACCATAAGTGAGGTGATTCTAGAGCTGCTTTATGAATCAGTCACCCCAGCTTACTGCAGCCAACTCCTGTGGGTACAACAGACAGCTGTGTCAGCCGTCCCATTTTAATCTACCACATATTCTAGTCAACATCCTAAAATTAGCCTCTCCGCCTATTCCTCTTCTTCTCCCTAACTACCCAGCTTTTATGTAGAAGAGATGCTAGTTGTCCACTGCAATTATTCAATACTCTGTCTTGTTCTCCACTCTAAAGAGGTTTGAGTAACCTCTGTTTGCTAAGGGCCAAGAACAATGCAAAATTAAAAGTCATGTTTCTCTTGCCAATCAATGCTATTCAAAAGAAAGTGTAAACTTGCAAGTTCATCCTCTATACACACAGCTAAATTCTCAGGTTGCCTCATCCCTGAAAATGCTCAGAGCCTAGTTGGATGGGGTTTagagcaacttggtctagtggaaggagtTCCTACCCATGATAGGGGATGAAATATGATAAGCTTTAATATCCCATCCAACCCAAGCCACTCTGTGACTCCATGATTATACAAAATGAGAGAGATGGAAGAATTGAGGCAGACATACACTATACTCAGTCTAATTTCTTCCTTGCTCTTCTCAGGTTTCTGATTAGTCCAACTTTGGTAACAGCAGCAATGGTTAGATATAAAAAACATCACACCCCACAACACTTCTACACTTGAATTTTATCTAGACAGTCACAAAGAAATCACTGTTTTTTCTCAACAATTTTCGGAGCAAGAACATTAGCAGTTTTATAGTCATAACTTCAATTCTGAAGCAAAGATGAATCCCAGTTTGCTAACCACTGAATTATCTGTAATCATTAAAAATACACAATCTACACTATCTGTCCCTACCAAGTTTTGGTTCTCAACTGGCTGATCCCATTTACTTACCGGTGTAGCACCAGGAAGTGGTTTTCCATTGATTTTGTGTAAACATTTCTCTGCAGTAGCTAGATCTGCAAATTCTACAAAGCAATAGCCTGCTGGAATTCTGAACATACAACACAGAAGAGAAGAGACAAAAGTTATAAACTTAAAACACATTTGATGAGGAAAGCTGTATTTTACATAACTGGTAAGAAATTTGCTGTAGTTGCAATACATAGAAGAGCTTCTTTCTAAAGTATAAATATTGGCTACCTAAGAGAAGTCAGATCTCAAGAGACAGCCCCTACTTACCATAAGTCAAGTAGATAAGCACATGGAAAATTGTTTAGCTTACAGTTTACTTCCCACTTTCATTGACTATCAATTTGCCCACCCAAGTTTAAACTACTGAAAACTGAAATTACAACACTTAAAAGAATAACGAATAAGAATGAAACTATTTTATTCTGCATAAATCACTCATTTTATTTCAAATGAACTTTAAAGGTTCTCTTATTGCTCTGAGTCTGACTTCCCACCTCTGCCAGCGTCACATAGCTGTACTACAGACTAGCAATCAAAGCCTGGGGAGGTGTAGAGCCAGAAGGATGGAATGAGATACATACACTGCTCTGGCTGAGTGCTGGAGCACTGCAGGATGTGGACCAAACCGTGTTTGTTGAGGGGAGGCTgaagagccagcagtgccctctcCATTGCTCTCAGCAATATTCACATATTGGTGGCAGCAATGGTGAGAAACTCAAAGGGAAAATTCACTCTGATATGGATGGACCACAGCGAGGCTTCAGTCCAAATACACTCGGAGAACAAACAGAAACAGTTACCCTGTCAACCTGTTTCGAATGATTTTTACACTCAGTACAAGCTCTCCCATGGTGGCAAAGGCTCTTGAAACAAAGTTTTCATCCATATAGGGCTCCAGCTATAAaagcaaaaagagaaagaaagttaGATTTGGGCATCTACAAAAAAGAGAATATATGTGTCAAAGTCCCTCTAAGCCGTTAAAACATTATTGAGAAGGATTTTACCCTTACACTTCAAAAAGAAGACTCATTTAAGAGGGTCGATGCCACTCAAAACCAGCAGGCATGCATGAACCAGGCTCAACAGTCTGCAAAGTGGAACCCAAGAGACAGCATGAATTTCAGAGAACAAGGGAGCTTCACAGAAGGACAAAAGCCACTCAGAAACATACAGCAACAAACTGAGCATTTCCTACATGGAGCAGGGGAGAAGGTGGCAGGCTCCTTCCCCAGGTGCAAGCAAAGGCTGGGCCAGCACTGTGGATACACAGTGTGGCACAACCCCGGGCGGCATGTGGCAGGTGACACTGCCCCGTGGAGCTGCGGCAGGGGTCTGCAGAGCTGTGTCTGCCCGCACAACCCCGGTTATACCAGGGCAACACTCGGGGGAAACCCTGGAATCGCGTCCCACAGCAGCTCTACGCTTCATCCTGCCCATGGGAGCACTGACCACGTTCATGTCACAGGGAAGGACCGCACTGTGCAGGTAAGAGTGCATGTGAACATGCTGGAGAGCAAGTGTCTGAGTGGTGTAAGGTACTGACAAGTAGGAAATGGCACTGGAATTTGGATCAAATATACTACGAAGAGCCTGGGTGAACAGGGCACCTCTGTGTATAACAGAAACTGGAGGAGGGAACTAACCAAAATTAGAATGGGGAGCGGTGTGTGTGACAAGTAACATGGAGCTGAAAAatgtatgtataaaatatatatagctCCATGTATTTACCTGTGTAAGACAGGTGGCTCATGGTAACCTACAGCCCTCAAGTATTTGTGTATCTGTCACGTACCAGGTGGCTCCACCACTTGCGTGTGTGACAGATTGTGCAGTATGTGAAAGAAGGTGACCGTACTGCACTTGCACGTGTCAAAGGCAGTAGATGCCCTGTGGAGGTGAGTGTGAAGCACAACTGACTTGTCCCAGGTGCAGAGGCAGCACCACTCTGCACAGATGTGCCATGCAGGGTGATCctggctgtgtgtgtgcacaggaaAGCTGTATTTGTAAACACAACCAGTTGCTTGGATATGTCCATATGGCTCAAAGAGCCACGGCCTGCTTGTGAGAGTAGCGATGAAAAAGAAGATGGGCTTTATCATAGACAGGTGGCAGAGAACCCTCTCTGTGGGGAAAAGGGAGAACAGACTCCAGAGTCTCCATGCCCGAGCAGAGGCAGGTAGAGGATGACACCTTGATAACGTGG from Melospiza melodia melodia isolate bMelMel2 chromosome 27, bMelMel2.pri, whole genome shotgun sequence includes:
- the TRNAU1AP gene encoding tRNA selenocysteine 1-associated protein 1 isoform X2, with protein sequence MDENFVSRAFATMGELVLSVKIIRNRLTGIPAGYCFVEFADLATAEKCLHKINGKPLPGATPAKRFKLNYATYGKQPDNSPEYSLFVGDLTPDVDDGMLYEFFVKVYPSCRGGKVVLDQAGVSKGYGFVKFTDELEQKRALTECQGAVGLGSKPVRLSVAIPKANRVKPMEYNQMYNYNYNQYYQQYHNYYAQWGYDQNTGSYSYSYPQYGYTQSTMQTYEEVGEDALEDPTPHLDVHEANKQFMEQSEELYDALMDCHWQPLDTVSSEIPAVL
- the TRNAU1AP gene encoding tRNA selenocysteine 1-associated protein 1 isoform X1; its protein translation is MAASLWMGDLEPYMDENFVSRAFATMGELVLSVKIIRNRLTGIPAGYCFVEFADLATAEKCLHKINGKPLPGATPAKRFKLNYATYGKQPDNSPEYSLFVGDLTPDVDDGMLYEFFVKVYPSCRGGKVVLDQAGVSKGYGFVKFTDELEQKRALTECQGAVGLGSKPVRLSVAIPKANRVKPMEYNQMYNYNYNQYYQQYHNYYAQWGYDQNTGSYSYSYPQYGYTQSTMQTYEEVGEDALEDPTPHLDVHEANKQFMEQSEELYDALMDCHWQPLDTVSSEIPAVL